From a region of the Solanum stenotomum isolate F172 chromosome 2, ASM1918654v1, whole genome shotgun sequence genome:
- the LOC125856342 gene encoding phenylcoumaran benzylic ether reductase TP7 isoform X2, protein MAEKSKVLIIGGTGCIGKFVVEASAKSGHPTFALVRETTISDPVKGKIVENFKNLGVTIINGDLYDHESLLKAIKQVDVVISTVGQVQLADQVKIIDAIKEAGNIKRFFPSEFSMDVDRINVVEPIKSTFVVQAQIRRAIEAAEIPYTYVSCNYFAGYFIPNLAQPLATAPPRDKVIIPGDGNVKAVFNEEHDIGTYTIKAVDDPRTLNKSLYIRPPKNTLSFNKLVAIWEKLIGKTLEKIYIPEEQILKDIQTSPMPINIVLAINHSTFVKGDQTNFEIEPSFGVEASELYPDVKYITVEEYIGHFV, encoded by the exons GAAAAGCAAAGTTTTGATTATTGGAGGAACAGGGTGTATTGGTAAATTTGTAGTGGAAGCAAGTGCAAAATCTGGACACCCAACTTTTGCTTTAGTTAGAGAGACCACAATTTCTGATCCTGTTAAGggcaaaattgttgaaaatttcaAGAATTTGGGTGTCACTATTATTAAT GGTGATTTGTATGATCATGAGAGTTTGTTGAAGGCTATAAAACAAGTGGATGTGGTGATATCAACTGTTGGTCAAGTGCAATTGGCTGATCAAGTTAAAATCATTGATGCTATCAAAGAAGCTGGTAATATTAAG aggTTCTTCCCTTCGGAGTTTAGTATGGATGTCGATAGGATCAATGTTGTGGAGCCAATAAAGTCTACATTTGTTGTGCAAGCCCAAATCCGAAGAGCTATTGAGGCTGCAGAAATTCCCTATACTTACGTCTCATGTAACTATTTTGCTGGTtatttcataccaaatttggcTCAGCCATTAGCCACTGCTCCTCCTCGAGACAAAGTCATCATTCCTGGAGATGGGAATGTTAAGG CTGTATTCAATGAAGAACATGACATTGGCACCTACACCATTAAGGCTGTTGATGACCCGAGAACGTTGAACAAGTCCCTTTACATCAGGCCTCCCAAGAACACCTTATCGTTCAACAAGCTTGTGGCTATATGGGAGAAACTGATTGGTAAAACTCTCGAGAAAATCTACATTCCAGAGGAGCAAATTCTCAAAGACATCCAGA CATCTCCAATGCCAATCAATATCGTACTAGCAATCAACCACTCAACATTCGTGAAGGGTGATCAAACCAATTTTGAGATTGAGCCATCATTTGGGGTTGAGGCCTCAGAACTTTATCCAGATGTTAAGTACATCACCGTGGAGGAGTACATTGGCCACTTTGTCTAA
- the LOC125855075 gene encoding auxilin-like protein 1 — MEPLHRRKLSNANGLSFSAKQHPYDGVLTGAQSKFGAPVLPSGAPDYSEIFGGSRDSSIPVLDLSGIDDAAVSDDGRSSDKLDYSNIFGGFSREDMAVRNEELFSRGKRGKRSSAKSRTASEGSDQCSPSGRQKESSCDAANQSLDGPKHFNLSYHKTSQRSRDGLNGMTQIAELHAVPGFTHFIDESSHVPKTESCQQAPFVKSDVLRQRSFSGEIFKGRDRKGDLHVPKIQSSDGVHRNRSFSGEIFKEGHARNRDLHVPKLQTSDVHRNRSFSGEIFKEGHAKNEDLHVPRNQSSDGHHNRHFSGEIVREGPDRSGDLHIPNKLSSDVHHDTSFSGELFNGHDRKENLHVPKKLSPIGVVKVKSESSWDVFNDKFFSARDEFDKRSSSTEGASASNPVANDIKGQPYQSKITGPDSKFGESGRGSRVNDTSPPSSDEELDANSAAAISAATLKKAIEKAQESIRLAKELMERKCEGVPASLKRRSKGSLKSKDNRVECNTRSNRGNTIELQGKIGIGLPPFTEVCREIPSSNAVLASCFNLKEQQRVTGNVEVSHRDVAGTWSPEVVSSRKENTQTLASQQVDSSNHSQPSMENNSHVYKLKEMNPSNKTKELDEAPDYTKSMGDIKPTPNILGKSEAPEEYKDTSNSALMHDSEEYVNSEMTKDYCFAKEKANCSAESKKSENMKNNLESIFVEQWSFKNLQNSPAPLTEEKIEFQEMENDNLHNNQKTPLGNETLNHEDLECRIASKKLEKVEMKENKSRLRRSSDEEETDIVDKEASLWVENDEKPQHGFKKEGIDNKHEDFQGGQDTGISYGVHECEPSESKTTYSCEGEESERNLEGSEREVPQNISIEPCQYEATEEIENRADKFTQNRKTEASQKVDEIDSKPVEASDKSEGDQETSVAPSVADKQNSMKTIYEPDHDGSTCSSEIQEACEYQLENGDLGISQQAVDFEGIQGVSEAINEHAECEKYGASEESSNSREREIMETASDLQNASEGDTSEGMVQDTYDSSSEDAKEVSRGSTCMSTADNLPSERVLFEKESFCNVIPESVSDNETHFIPEVHPSEEQRNTTFIDRNLEQKCDETGKEPEESSDPDEGDDSWVPEHVENEETIKVDGSGDQVEKNNDIEAAQQVKKSVENSEGLEWSSLLGDREPLGNDEELKSELYEEEKNLSEKIVVEEDTKESLTKEVDKNNGRKTEVDMRQQREREKDRKVVERAIREARERAFADVCERAERAAVERVTAEVRQRVMAEAREKREKASASIKVSTDKSSIEAKRKAERAAVERATAEARERALEKALSQKNIAELRSQVDRDDVERSASRTRENKLKQSLSSSDLEKFDGSNSESAQRRKARLERHQRIMERAAKALEEKNQRDLLAQKEQMERTRLAEALDSDIKRWASGKEGNLRALLSTLQYILGTNSGWQPISLTEIITTAAVKKAYRKATLYVHPDKLQQRGASIQQKYICEKVFDLLKAAWNRFNSEER; from the exons ATGGAGCCTTTACACAGAAGGAAGCTTTCTAACGCCAATGGCTTATCATTTTCTGCTAAACAGCATCCGTACGACGGCGTTTTAACAGGTGCACAATCGAAGTTCGGAGCTCCGGTTTTACCTTCCGGTGCTCCGGATTACTCGGAGATTTTTGGAGGTTCTCGTGATTCTTCGATTCCGGTGCTTGATCTTTCTGGTATCGATGATGCTGCGGTTTCCGATGATGGACGGAGCTCCGATAAACTGGATTATTCCAACATTTTTGGTGGTTTTTCTCGGGAAGATATGGCTGTGCGTAATGAAGAGTTGTTTTCTAGAGGTAAACGAGGGAAGCGTTCTTCTGCTAAATCTAG GACTGCTTCGGAAGGATCCGATCAATGTAGTCCAAGTGGAAGGCAAAAAGAGTCCTCATGTGATGCAGCTAATCAATCTTTGGATGGGCCAAAACATTTTAACCTATCTTATCATAAGACCAGCCAACGAAGCAGAGATGGGTTAAATGGCATGACACAGATTGCTGAACTGCATGCTGTCCCTGGTTTTACGCATTTTATAGATGAAAGTTCTCATGTTCCAAAGACTGAATCCTGTCAACAAGCACCCTTTGTAAAAAGTGATGTACTTCGCCAAAGGAGTTTTAGTGGGGAAATCTTTAAAGGACGTGATAGGAAGGGGGATTTGCATGTCCCAAAGATACAGAGTTCAGATGGAGTACATCGCAACAGGAGCTTTAGTGGGGAAATATTTAAAGAAGGGCATGCTAGGAACAGGGATTTGCATGTCCCAAAGTTACAAACTTCAGATGTACATCGCAACAGGAGCTTTAGTGGGGAAATATTTAAAGAAGGGCATGCTAAGAATGAGGATTTGCATGTCCCAAGGAATCAAAGTTCAGATGGACATCACAACAGGCACTTTAGTGGAGAAATAGTTAGAGAAGGACCTGATAGGAGTGGGGACTTGCATATCCCCAATAAACTAAGTTCAGATGTTCATCATGACACGAGCTTTAGTGGGGAATTATTTAATGGACATGATAGGAAGGAGAATTTGCATGTCCCTAAGAAACTGAGTCCAATTGGTGTAGTGAAGGTTAAAAGTGAATCTAGCTGGGATGTGTTCAATGATAAGTTTTTTAGTGCACGTGATGAATTTGACAAGAGATCAAGTTCCACTGAAGGGGCATCGGCTTCCAACCCCGTGGCCAATGACATCAAGGGCCAACCTTATCAATCAAAAATTACTGGTCCTGATTCCAAATTTGGTGAATCTGGAAGGGGTAGTCGTGTCAATGATACTTCACCACCTTCCTCTGATGAGGAACTTGATGCAAATTCGGCAGCTGCTATTTCTGCTGCCACTTTGAAAAAAGCCATAGAGAAAGCTCAAGAGAGTATTAGGCTAGCCAAAGAGCTAATGGAGAGAAAATGCGAAGGTGTTCCAGCTTCTCTGAAACGAAGGTCTAAAGGTAGCTTAAAATCCAAGGATAATAGGGTTGAGTGCAATACAAGAAGTAACAGGGGAAATACTATAGAATTGCAGGGAAAAATAGGTATTGGATTGCCTCCATTTACTGAGGTTTGTCGGGAAATTCCATCAAGCAATGCTGTTTTGGCTTCATGCTTCAATCTTAAAGAACAGCAAAGAGTTACTGGAAATGTTGAAGTATCTCACAGAGATGTAGCAGGAACTTGGTCTCCGGAGGTGGTAAGCAGTAGAAAAGAGAATACTCAAACCTTGGCATCTCAACAGGTTGACAGCAGCAATCATTCCCAACCATCTATGGAGAATAACAGTCATGTATACAAGCTAAAGGAGATGAATCCAAGTAACAAGACCAAGGAGCTTGACGAAGCACCTGATTATACCAAATCAATGGGGGACATAAAGCCAACACCAAACATCCTTGGGAAGTCAGAAGCTCCTGAGGAATACAAGGATACTTCCAATTCAGCTCTGATGCATGATTCTGAGGAATATGTAAATTCTGAAATGACCAAAGACTATTGCTTTGCTAAGGAGAAGGCAAATTGTTCTGCTGAGTCGAAGAAGTCTGAAAATATGAAGAACAATCTGGAGTCGATATTTGTTGAACAATGGAGTTTCAAGAACTTGCAGAATTCTCCGGCACCGCTTACTGAGGAGAAAATTGAGTTCCAAGAAATGGAGAATGATAACTTACATAACAACCAAAAGACACCTCTAGGAAATGAGACACTGAACCATGAAGACTTGGAATGCAGAATAGCATCGAAGAAGCTAGAAAAAGTTGAgatgaaagaaaacaaaagtagATTGAGAAGGAGCTCCGATGAAGAAGAAACTGACATTGTGGATAAGGAAGCCTCCCTATGGGTGGAAAATGATGAGAAGCCCCAACATGGCTTCAAGAAAGAAGGCATTGACAATAAACATGAAGATTTCCAAGGGGGACAAGACACTGGAATATCATATGGGGTTCATGAGTGTGAGCCGAGTGAAAGCAAAACGACTTACTCTTGTGAAGGAGAAGAGAGTGAGAGAAATCTTGAAGGATCTGAGAGGGAGGTACCTCAGAATATATCCATAGAGCCTTGTCAGTACGAAGCAACTGAAGAAATAGAGAACCGAGCTGATAAATTCACACAGAATAGAAAGACTGAAGCAAGTCAGAAGGTTGACGAAATTGATAGTAAGCCGGTGGAAGCATCTGATAAGAGTGAGGGTGATCAGGAGACAAGTGTGGCTCCAAGTGTTGCTGATaaacaaaattcaatgaaaacTATTTATGAGCCTGATCACGATGGCAGTACTTGTTCAAGTGAGATACAAGAAGCTTGTGAATATCAACTAGAAAATGGTGACCTTGGAATTAGTCAGCAGGCAGTTGATTTTGAAGGGATACAAGGAGTTTCTGAAGCCATCAATGAGCATGCTGAGTGTGAGAAGTATGGAGCAAGTGAAGAGTCATCCAATTCTAGGGAGAGGGAGATAATGGAAACTGCTAGTGATCTCCAAAATGCTAGTGAAGGGGATACCTCTGAGGGCATGGTGCAAGATACTTATGACTCCTCATCTGAGGATGCCAAGGAAGTGAGTCGGGGTTCCACTTGCATGAGCACTGCGGATAATCTTCCAAGTGAAAGAGTGTTGTTTGAGAAAGAGAGCTTCTGCAATGTCATTCCAGAGAGTGTCAGTGATAATGAAACACATTTTATACCTGAGGTCCACCCTTCCGAAGAACAAAGGAATACCACATTTATTGACAGAAACCTTGAACAGAAATGCGATGAGACTGGTAAGGAACCAGAAGAATCCTCAGATCCTGATGAAGGGGATGACTCTTGGGTCCCTGAACATGTAGAGAATGAGGAAACAATCAAGGTGGATGGTAGTGGTGACCAGGTTGAGAAAAACAATGATATCGAAGCAGCTCAGCAAGTAAAGAAGTCTGTTGAGAACTCAGAAGGCTTGGAATGGTCTTCTTTACTGGGTGATCGTGAACCACTGGGCAATGATGAAGAGTTAAAATCAGAACTGTATGAGGAAGAGAAAAATCTTAGCGAAAAAATTGTTGTAGAAGAGGATACCAAAGAGTCGTTAACAAAAGAAGTGGACAAAAATAATGGTAGAAAAACTGAGGTAGACATGAGACAGCAAAGGGAAAGGGAAAAAGATAGAAAAGTGGTGGAAAGAGCAATTCGTGAGGCTCGTGAGAGAGCTTTTGCTGACGTCTGTGAAAGGGCAGAACGAGCTGCTGTGGAGAGAGTAACTGCTGAAGTTCGGCAAAGAGTAATGGCTGAGGCACGAGAAAAGCGTGAGAAGGCTTCTGCAAGTATCAAGGTATCAACAGACAAATCTTCCATTGAAGCCAAGCGTAAAGCAGAACGAGCTGCTGTGGAGAGGGCAACTGCAGAAGCCCGTGAACGTGCTTTAGAGAAAGCTTTATCACAAAAAAACATAGCTGAATTAAGGTCTCAAGTAGATAGAGACGATGTTGAAAGATCTGCTAGTAGAACCAGAGAGAATAAATTGAAGCAAAGCCTTTCTTCTTCT GATTTGGAGAAATTTGATGGAAGTAATAGTGAATCAGCTCAGAGGCGCAAAGCAAGGTTGGAGAGGCACCAGAGGATAATGGAACGAGCA GCAAAAGCCCTTGAGGAGAAGAATCAGCGCGATCTTCTGGCTCAGAAAGAGCAAATGGAGAGAACT AGACTAGCAGAAGCTCTTGATTCTGATATTAAAAGATGGGCCAGCGGTAAGGAAGGGAACCTACGGGCACTGCTTTCGACTCTGCAATAT ATCCTTGGAACCAACAGTGGTTGGCAACCTATCTCGCTGACTGAAATTATTACTACTGCTGCTGTGAAGAAAGCTTACCGTAAAGCAACTCTGTATGTTCACCCTGATAAGTTGCAGCAAAGAGGAGCGAGCATTCagcaaaaatatatttgtgaaAAGGTTTTTGATCTTCTCAAG GCCGCATGGAACAGGTTCAACTCAGAAGAGAGGTGA
- the LOC125855008 gene encoding proteasome subunit alpha type-1-A-like, with amino-acid sequence MFRNQYDTDVTTWSPAGRLFQVEYAMEAVKQGSAAIGLRSKTHVILASVNKANSELSSHQKKIFKVDDHIGVAIAGLTADGRVLSRYMRTECINYSYSYESPLPVGRLVVQLADKAQVCTQRSWKRPYGVGLLVGGLDESGAHLYYNCPSGNYFEYQAFAIGSRSQAAKTYLERKFETFMESSRESLLKDALFALRETLQGEKLTSSNCTVAVVGVGEAFHTLDKETIQALINEFEIAGEDAPAEVPEEAGSDEPAAPEEGAAPADEGAAPMDI; translated from the exons ATGTTCAGAAACCAGTACGATACCGATGTGACGACATGGTCGCCGGCGGGAAGGCTATTTCAGGTGGAGTATGCAATGGAGGCAGTGAAGCAAGGTTCGGCGGCGATAGGTTTGAGATCGAAGACGCATGTGATTCTCGCGTCTGTTAACAAGGCAAATTCTGAGCTATCTTCTCACCAGAAGAAGATCTTCAAAGTTGATGACCACATCGGAGTTGCAATCGCTGGACTCACTGCTGACGGCCGTGTACTTTCTCGTTATATGCGTACTGAGTGTATTAACTATAGTTACTCGTATGAGTCGCCGTTACCTGTCGGGCGTCTTGTTGTTCAGCTTGCTGATAAAGCTCAG GTTTGCACTCAACGATCCTGGAAACGGCCTTATGGTGTTGGCTTGCTTGTTGGTGGACTGGATGAGTCTGGTGCTCACCTTTATTACAATTGTCCTAGTGGTAACTACTTTGAGTACCAAGCTTTTGCCATTGGATCTCGGTCACAAGCTGCAAAAACCTACTTGGAACGTAAGTTTGAGACTTTCATGGAATCTTCACGTGAAAGCCTGCTTAAGGACGCACTCTTTGCACTGAGAGAAACTTTGCAAGGAGAAAAACTAACAAGCTCCAATTGCACGGTCGCTGTGGTAGGAGTAGGAGAGGCTTTCCATACACTGGACAAGGAAACCATACAAGCATTGATCAATGAATTTGAGATAGCTGGAGAAGATGCTCCTGCCGAAGTCCCGGAGGAGGCTGGTAGTGATGAACCAGCAGCACCTGAAGAGGGTGCTGCCCCTGCTGATGAAGGAGCCGCCCCAATGGATATTTGA
- the LOC125855060 gene encoding ornithine transcarbamylase, chloroplastic, which produces MAAIFSHLTSLRSPDAASFSSLSSSGIQSSRFSGVFAPSPITFPATRQRVSCQATTPATSPPSSVNVNASQKDFLHISDFDKPTLLNILDRAKEVKALIKSGERTYLPFKGKTMAMIFAKPSMRTRVSFETGFYLLGGHAIYLGPDDIQMGKREETRDIARVLSRYNDIIMARVFAHQDILDLAKYATVPVINGLTDYNHPCQIMADALTIIEHVGHLEGTKVVYIGDGNNIVHSWLLLASVIPFHFICACPKGFEPDEETVKKAQGAGVSKIEITNDPKEAVRGADVVYSDVWASMGQKEEAAQRRQVFQGFQVDEELMKIAGQKAYFMHCLPAERGVEVTNGVVEAPNSIVFPQAENRMHAQNAVMLHVMGL; this is translated from the exons ATGGCCGCCATTTTCTCTCACTTAACTTCCCTCCGATCACCCGATGCCGCCTCATTCTCCTCTCTCTCTAGCTCAGGCATTCAGTCGTCGCGCTTTTCAGGCGTATTTGCACCTTCTCCGATCACATTTCCAGCCACTCGTCAACGTGTCTCATGCCAGGCCACCACTCCGGCAACATCTCCTCCTTCGTCCGTTAATG TAAATGCTAGTCAGAAGGACTTTCTGCACATCAGCGATTTTGACAAACCAACTCTTTTGAACATCTTGGATCGAGCCAAAGAGGTCAAAGCACTTATAAAATCAGGGGAGAGGACATATCTCCCATTTAAAGGTAAAACTATGGCGATGATCTTTGCTAAGCCATCCATGAGGACACGGGTTTCCTTTGAGACAGGGTTTTACTTGCTTGGTGGGCATGCTATATACCTGGGACCAGATGACATACAGATGGGTAAGCGGGAAGAAACTCGTGATATTGCTCGTGTTCTGTCTCGCTATAATGATATCATTATGGCTCGAGTTTTTGCTCATCAG GACATTCTAGATCTTGCTAAATATGCAACTGTACCAGTGATTAATGGCCTTACAGACTACAACCATCCTTGCCAAATTATGGCCGATGCCCTCACAATAATTGAACATGTTGGTCACCTGGAAGGAACTAAG GTTGTCTATATTGGAGATGGAAATAACATAGTGCATTCTTGGTTGCTACTAGCTTCAGTAATTCCTTTCCACTTTATATGTGCTTGTCCAAAAGGTTTTGAACCTGATGAGGAAACAGTTAAGAAAGCACAAGGTGCTGGAGTAAGCAAAATTGAGATAACTAATGATCCAAAGGAAGCTGTTAGAGGAGCTGATGTTGTATACTCGGATGTCTGGGCGAGTATGggacaaaaagaagaagctgcACAACGTCGTCAGGTGTTTCAAGGATTCCAG GTTGACGAAGAACTCATGAAAATAGCTGGACAGAAGGCTTATTTTATGCACTGTTTGCCTGCAGAAAGGGGAGTGGAAGTCACTAATGGCGTGGTTGAAGCGCCAAACTCAATTGTATTTCCCCAAGCTGAAAACCGGATGCATGCACAAAATGCAGTCATGCTTCATGTAATGGGCTTGTAA
- the LOC125856342 gene encoding eugenol synthase 1 isoform X1: MAEKSKVLIIGGTGCIGKFVVEASAKSGHPTFALVRETTISDPVKGKIVENFKNLGVTIINGDLYDHESLLKAIKQVDVVISTVGQVQLADQVKIIDAIKEAGNIKRFFPSEFSMDVDRINVVEPIKSTFVVQAQIRRAIEAAEIPYTYVSCNYFAGYFIPNLAQPLATAPPRDKVIIPGDGNVKAVFNEERDIGTYTIKAVDDPRTLNKSLYIRPPKNTLSFNELVAIWEKLIGKTLEKIYVPGEQILKDVQTSPIPINIILAINHSTFVNGDHTNFEIEPSFGVEASELYPDVKYTTVEETLVTVSKLHV, from the exons GAAAAGCAAAGTTTTGATTATTGGAGGAACAGGGTGTATTGGTAAATTTGTAGTGGAAGCAAGTGCAAAATCTGGACACCCAACTTTTGCTTTAGTTAGAGAGACCACAATTTCTGATCCTGTTAAGggcaaaattgttgaaaatttcaAGAATTTGGGTGTCACTATTATTAAT GGTGATTTGTATGATCATGAGAGTTTGTTGAAGGCTATAAAACAAGTGGATGTGGTGATATCAACTGTTGGTCAAGTGCAATTGGCTGATCAAGTTAAAATCATTGATGCTATCAAAGAAGCTGGTAATATTAAG aggTTCTTCCCTTCGGAGTTTAGTATGGATGTCGATAGGATCAATGTTGTGGAGCCAATAAAGTCTACATTTGTTGTGCAAGCCCAAATCCGAAGAGCTATTGAGGCTGCAGAAATTCCCTATACTTACGTCTCATGTAACTATTTTGCTGGTtatttcataccaaatttggcTCAGCCATTAGCCACTGCTCCTCCTCGAGACAAAGTCATCATTCCTGGAGATGGGAATGTTAAGG CTGTATTCAATGAAGAACGTGACATTGGCACCTACACCATTAAGGCTGTTGATGACCCGAGAACGTTGAACAAGTCCCTTTACATCAGGCCTCCCAAGAACACCTTATCGTTCAACGAGCTTGTGGCTATATGGGAGAAACTGATTGGTAAAACTCTCGAGAAAATCTACGTTCCAGGGGAGCAAATTCTCAAAGACGTCCAGA CATCTCCGATACCAATCAATATCATACTAGCAATCAACCACTCAACATTCGTGAACGGTGATCATACCAATTTTGAGATTGAGCCATCGTTTGGGGTTGAGGCCTCGGAACTTTATCCAGATGTTAAGTACACTACCGTGGAGGAGACCTTGGTCACGGTGTCTAAACTACACGTTTGA
- the LOC125855391 gene encoding uncharacterized protein LOC125855391, which produces MGVEIRPATINGENHSESVNIGAPVVLGLQPFALVDHIAKVDWSLLSQIPGERGGSFPVAVEELKHILNELNAHILPSTDNESLLKTIAGGSVANTIRGLAAGFGISSGIIGACGKDEEGKLFMSNMGLSKVDLSRLRLKNGTTAQCVCLVDEVGNRTMRPCLSGSVKVQADELKREDFKGSKWLVLRYAILNVEVIKAAIKIAKEEGLFVSLDLASFEMVRKFKSPLIELLESGNIDLCFANEDEATELLRDEEKADPDAALEYLAKHCKWAVVTLAQNGCIAKHEKEFVRVPAIGEAKVTDATGAGDLFASGFLYGLVRGLPLEECCWVGSCSGGSVIRSLGGEVTPENWQWMYKQMKTNGLQLPEPSKSSVVT; this is translated from the exons ATGGGAGTTGAAATTCGACCAGCCACCATTAATGGTGAAAATCACAGTGAAAGTGTAAATATAGGTGCACCAGTTGTACTTGGACTACAACCATTTGCCCTAGTAGATCATATAGCTAAGGTGGATTGGTCTCTTCTCTCCCAAATTCCCGGTGAACGTGGTGGCTCTTTCCCA GTTGCAGTTGAAGAGTTAAAGCATATACTCAACGAGCTTAACGCCCATATCCTTCCTTCTACTGACAATGAATCCCTATTGAAGACTATAGCTGGAGGTAGTGTTGCAAATACAATTAGGGGGTTGGCTGCTGGCTTTGGGATTAGTAGTGGGATCATTGGGGCTTGTGGCAAAGATGAAGAAGGTAAATTATTTATGAGCAACATGGGCCTTTCCAAAGTGGATCTCTCAAGATTGAGATTGAAGAATGGAACTACAGCTCAG TGTGTTTGTCTGGTTGACGAAGTTGGCAATCGTACCATGCGTCCCTGTTTGTCTGGCTCTGTGAAAGTTCAG GCAGATGAACTGAAAAGAGAGGACTTCAAAGGTTCCAAG TGGTTGGTACTGAGATATGCCATACTGAATGTAGAAGTTATTAAGGCGGCCATCAAAATAGCAAAGGAAGAAGGCCTTTTTGTTTCTCTTGATCTTGCCAGCTTTGAG ATGGTGAGGAAGTTTAAATCACCTCTAATTGAATTATTGGAGTCGGGAAACATAGACCTTTGCTTTGCAAACGAGGATGAAGCAACTGAGCTACTAAG GGATGAAGAGAAAGCAGATCCTGATGCAGCACTTGAATATTTGGCTAAACATTGCAAGTGGGCTGTTGTCACCTTAGCCCAAAACGGGTGCATTGCGAAACATGAGAAAGAG TTTGTACGTGTTCCAGCGATTGGCGAAGCGAAAGTTACTGATGCTACAGGTGCAGGAGATCTGTTTGCAAGTGGGTTTTTGTATGGATTGGTAAGGGGATTGCCACTGGAGGAATGTTGCTGGGTGGGTTCTTGCAGCGGTGGTTCTGTGATTCGATCTCTTGGGGGTGAGGTAACACCTGAAAACTGGCAATGGATGTACAAACAAATGAAGACCAATGGACTCCAACTTCCAGAACCAAGCAAATCCTCTGTTGTGACATAG
- the LOC125855392 gene encoding gamma carbonic anhydrase 2, mitochondrial-like → MGTLGKAIYSLGSIVRATGKALDRVGNRLQGSSHIEEHLSRHRTLMNIFDKAPVVDKDVFVAPGATVIGDVHVGRNSSIWYGCVLRGDVNSISVGSGTNIQDNSLVHVAKSNISQKVLPTIIGNNVTVGHSAVVHGCTIEDEAFIGMGATLLDGVHVEKHAMVAAGSLVKQNTRIPSGEVWAGNPAKFLRKLTDEEIAFIAQSATNYCNLARVHAAENSKSFDEIEFEKMLRKKYAKRDEEYDSMIGVVRETPPELVLPDNILPEKAAKSIVQ, encoded by the exons ATGGGAACCCTTGGGAAAGCAATTTACTCCCTGGGATCCATCGTTCGAGCGACCGGCAAAGCTCTTGATCGCGTCGGAAATCGCCTTCAAGGCAGCTCCCACATAGAGGAACACC TGTCCAGGCATCGGACTCTTATGAACATATTTGATAAAGCTCCAGTGGTGGATAAGGATGTATTTGTAGCTCCAGGTGCCACAGTCATTGGAGACGTCCATGTGGGACGCAATTCATCTATTTGGTATGGATGTGTGCTAAGAG GTGATGTTAACAGCATCAGTGTCGGATCTGGCACCAATATACAGGACAACTCCCTTGTTCATGTGGCCAAATCAAACATAAGTCAAAAGGTGCTGCCCACCATTATAGGGAACAATGTCACTGTTG GTCATAGTGCTGTTGTACATGGCTGCACCATTGAGGATGAGGCCTTCATTGGTATGGGAGCCACACTGCTtgatggtgttcatgtagagaAACATGCCATGGTTGCTGCAGGATCCCTTGTGAAACAGAACACAAGGATTCCCTCCGGAGAG GTATGGGCAGGCAATCCAGCTAAGTTTCTGAGGAAGCTAACTGATGAAGAGATAGCCTTCATTGCTCAGTCAGCAACCAATTACTGTAACCTTGCTCGTGTCCATGCAGCTGAGAATTCCAAGTCCTTTGacgaaattgaatttgaaaagatGCTTCGTAAGAAGTATGCCAAACGTGATGAGGAATATGATTCTATGATTGGTGTTGTCCGTGAAACACCTCCCGAGCTTGTACTTCCTGATAATATTCTCCCTGAAAAAGCTGCAAAGAGCATCGTCCAATGA